From the genome of Fundulus heteroclitus isolate FHET01 chromosome 9, MU-UCD_Fhet_4.1, whole genome shotgun sequence, one region includes:
- the mindy4 gene encoding probable ubiquitin carboxyl-terminal hydrolase MINDY-4 isoform X2, translated as MVPSVEEVSSSLVREYLSRKGLKRTIACMDEEHPRTQASINNRSLLKQLLNIEDLYRKNKVQKSPLKTLLEIIVKHHIERLRPEKIPTGEAAEIAESTGSTSDYPGGTPSVIDETKGDENTPEFCASKHAERRKDRPASLNPTDFLITDADDQKVQSWISSEHENFSQREAERNSLTTGVTQRSKTSRIRRGMMAGPVPQESNRKGQRVKAPQLMPSREEESMDSQDGLELPVKNTSSWGEENLEFVYSTEETPEEKSYRRKGRRTAKTIKVKTRPSAHELNMSMMVLDDIDDSEDLPEVSFHRAVSNFNFAGCPMDQHTAAELKTVLLGSSLSSFSAEWKNQGFTFSDTHDLRYGIVQKKGGPCGVLASIQAFFLKKLLFEYTDGSDSILQRLRPSSDDRRRCLVLALAEVLWRAGEEKQAVVAINSGRSHFTPIGHYRSERLLEMVTCFSVDNIKDLQVVLEQHIDQYETGTLGCILLTISAVLSRSVEKVREDMDLNTTTLIGAHGYCTQELVNLLLCGRAVSNVFDNDIELDSGNGNTTLLKGIKEPCQVGLLSLFEHYNICQVGDCLKSPSYPVWVVCSESHFSVLFGLERELLVSPDQDPQFDLYYYDGLANQQEEIRLTVSVGKSTQTCEEVDADLIPPLELCIRTRWKDALVDWNETEPIL; from the exons ATGGTGCCCTCGGTGGAGGAGGTGTCTTCGTCTCTAGTGCGTGAATATCTGAGCAGAAAG GGTCTGAAAAGGACCATTGCCTGTATGGATGAGGAACATCCACGCACTCAGGCCAGTATCAATAACCGATCACTGCTGAAGCAGCTGCTTAACATTGAAGATCTGTATAGAAAAAATAAG GTTCAGAAATCGCCTCTGAAGACCTTATTGGAAATCATTGTGAAGCATCACATCGAACGGTTGCGCCCTGAAAAGATCCCCACAGGAGAGGCGGCAGAGATCGCCGAATCCACCGGCTCAACGTCCGATTACCCTGGAGGAACACCGTCAGTGATAGATGAAACCAAAGGAGATGAGAATACACCAGAGTTTTGTGCCAGCAAACACGCGGAACGGAG GAAGGACAGACCCGCATCTTTGAATCCCACAGATTTCCTAATTACCGACGCAGATGATCAAAAAGTCCAGTCGTGGATATCGTCTGAACATGAGAACTTTTCCCAAAGAGAGGCGGAAAGAAACAGTTTAACCACGGGGGTCACTCAGAGAAGCAAAACCAGTCGTATCCGACGAGGTATGATGGCTGGGCCGGTACCTCAG GAATCTAACAGAAAGGGTCAGAGGGTCAAAGCTCCACAGCTGATGCCCAGCAGGGAAGAGGAAAGCATGGACTCCCAGGATGGACTCGAGTTGCCTGTCAAAAACACGTCCAGCTGGGGAGAGGAAAATCTAGAGTTCGTCTATTCAACTGAGGAAACCCCGGAAGAAAAGAGCTATAGAAGAAAAGGACGAAGAACGgcaaaaacaataaa AGTAAAGACCAGACCAAGTGCCCATGAGCTGAACATGTCAATGATGGTATTAG ATGACATCGATGACAGCGAGGATCTGCCAGAAGTCTCTTTTCATAGAGCTGTGTCGAACTTTAACTTCGCAGGCTGTCCGATGGACCAACACACCGCCGCG GAATTGAAGACAGTTCTTCTGGGTTccagcctgagttcttttagcGCCGAATGGAAGAATCagggttttacattttcagacaCGCACGACCTCAGATACGGAATTGTGCAGAAAAAG GGTGGTCCTTGTGGAGTTCTGGCGTCGATTCAAGCATTTTTTCTGAAGAAGCTTCTGTTTGAATACACTGATGGCAGCGATTCTATCCTTCA GAGGCTAAGACCGTCCAGCGACGACAGAAGACGGTGCCTTGTTTTAGCTCTGGCCGAGGTTTTGTGGAGGGCCGGGGAGGAAAAACAAGCCGTAGTTGCGAT AAATTCGGGAAGAAGCCACTTCACCCCAATTGGACACTACAGATCGGAAAGATTGCTTGAAATG GTGACGTGTTTCTCCGTGGATAACATCAAAGATCTGCAGGTCGTTCTGGAGCAGCATATCGATCAG TACGAAACGGGGACGTTGGGCTGCATTCTGCTGACCATCTCAGCTGTTCTCTCTCGATCTGTCGAAAA AGTGAGAGAGGATATGGACCTGAATACAACCACGCTGATAGGAGCTCATGGCTACTGCACCCAG GAGTTGGTCAACCTGCTGCTCTGCGGCAGAGCGGTTTCTAACGTCTTTGATAACGATATAGAGCTGGACTCGGGGAACGGCAACACGACTTTGCTCAAGGGAATTAAGGAGCCCTGCCAAGTGGGCCTGCTGTCTTTGTTTGAACATTATAATATCTGTCAG GTGGGAGATTGCCTGAAGTCTCCCTCCTACCCGGTCTGGGTGGTGTGCAGCGAAAGCCACTTCAGTGTGCTGTTTGGCCTGGAGAGGGAGCTGTTGGTCAGTCCGGACCAAGACCCGCAGTTTGACCTGTACTATTACGATGGGCTGGCCAATCAGCAGGAGGAAATCCGCCTCACTGTTT CTGTCGGCAAATCGACTCAGACCTGCGAGGAAGTTGATGCTGATCTCATTCCTCCACTGGAGCTCTGCATCAGAACACG gtgGAAAGATGCTTTAGTCGACTGGAATGAGACCGAACCAATTCTCTGA
- the mindy4 gene encoding probable ubiquitin carboxyl-terminal hydrolase MINDY-4 isoform X1, whose protein sequence is MVPSVEEVSSSLVREYLSRKGLKRTIACMDEEHPRTQASINNRSLLKQLLNIEDLYRKNKVQKSPLKTLLEIIVKHHIERLRPEKIPTGEAAEIAESTGSTSDYPGGTPSVIDETKGDENTPEFCASKHAERRSELKETRSDQVTDVSLISRKDRPASLNPTDFLITDADDQKVQSWISSEHENFSQREAERNSLTTGVTQRSKTSRIRRGMMAGPVPQESNRKGQRVKAPQLMPSREEESMDSQDGLELPVKNTSSWGEENLEFVYSTEETPEEKSYRRKGRRTAKTIKVKTRPSAHELNMSMMVLDDIDDSEDLPEVSFHRAVSNFNFAGCPMDQHTAAELKTVLLGSSLSSFSAEWKNQGFTFSDTHDLRYGIVQKKGGPCGVLASIQAFFLKKLLFEYTDGSDSILQRLRPSSDDRRRCLVLALAEVLWRAGEEKQAVVAINSGRSHFTPIGHYRSERLLEMVTCFSVDNIKDLQVVLEQHIDQYETGTLGCILLTISAVLSRSVEKVREDMDLNTTTLIGAHGYCTQELVNLLLCGRAVSNVFDNDIELDSGNGNTTLLKGIKEPCQVGLLSLFEHYNICQVGDCLKSPSYPVWVVCSESHFSVLFGLERELLVSPDQDPQFDLYYYDGLANQQEEIRLTVSVGKSTQTCEEVDADLIPPLELCIRTRWKDALVDWNETEPIL, encoded by the exons ATGGTGCCCTCGGTGGAGGAGGTGTCTTCGTCTCTAGTGCGTGAATATCTGAGCAGAAAG GGTCTGAAAAGGACCATTGCCTGTATGGATGAGGAACATCCACGCACTCAGGCCAGTATCAATAACCGATCACTGCTGAAGCAGCTGCTTAACATTGAAGATCTGTATAGAAAAAATAAG GTTCAGAAATCGCCTCTGAAGACCTTATTGGAAATCATTGTGAAGCATCACATCGAACGGTTGCGCCCTGAAAAGATCCCCACAGGAGAGGCGGCAGAGATCGCCGAATCCACCGGCTCAACGTCCGATTACCCTGGAGGAACACCGTCAGTGATAGATGAAACCAAAGGAGATGAGAATACACCAGAGTTTTGTGCCAGCAAACACGCGGAACGGAG GTCTGAGTTGAAAGAAACACGCAGCGATCAGGTGACGGATGTATCACTGATTTCTAGGAAGGACAGACCCGCATCTTTGAATCCCACAGATTTCCTAATTACCGACGCAGATGATCAAAAAGTCCAGTCGTGGATATCGTCTGAACATGAGAACTTTTCCCAAAGAGAGGCGGAAAGAAACAGTTTAACCACGGGGGTCACTCAGAGAAGCAAAACCAGTCGTATCCGACGAGGTATGATGGCTGGGCCGGTACCTCAG GAATCTAACAGAAAGGGTCAGAGGGTCAAAGCTCCACAGCTGATGCCCAGCAGGGAAGAGGAAAGCATGGACTCCCAGGATGGACTCGAGTTGCCTGTCAAAAACACGTCCAGCTGGGGAGAGGAAAATCTAGAGTTCGTCTATTCAACTGAGGAAACCCCGGAAGAAAAGAGCTATAGAAGAAAAGGACGAAGAACGgcaaaaacaataaa AGTAAAGACCAGACCAAGTGCCCATGAGCTGAACATGTCAATGATGGTATTAG ATGACATCGATGACAGCGAGGATCTGCCAGAAGTCTCTTTTCATAGAGCTGTGTCGAACTTTAACTTCGCAGGCTGTCCGATGGACCAACACACCGCCGCG GAATTGAAGACAGTTCTTCTGGGTTccagcctgagttcttttagcGCCGAATGGAAGAATCagggttttacattttcagacaCGCACGACCTCAGATACGGAATTGTGCAGAAAAAG GGTGGTCCTTGTGGAGTTCTGGCGTCGATTCAAGCATTTTTTCTGAAGAAGCTTCTGTTTGAATACACTGATGGCAGCGATTCTATCCTTCA GAGGCTAAGACCGTCCAGCGACGACAGAAGACGGTGCCTTGTTTTAGCTCTGGCCGAGGTTTTGTGGAGGGCCGGGGAGGAAAAACAAGCCGTAGTTGCGAT AAATTCGGGAAGAAGCCACTTCACCCCAATTGGACACTACAGATCGGAAAGATTGCTTGAAATG GTGACGTGTTTCTCCGTGGATAACATCAAAGATCTGCAGGTCGTTCTGGAGCAGCATATCGATCAG TACGAAACGGGGACGTTGGGCTGCATTCTGCTGACCATCTCAGCTGTTCTCTCTCGATCTGTCGAAAA AGTGAGAGAGGATATGGACCTGAATACAACCACGCTGATAGGAGCTCATGGCTACTGCACCCAG GAGTTGGTCAACCTGCTGCTCTGCGGCAGAGCGGTTTCTAACGTCTTTGATAACGATATAGAGCTGGACTCGGGGAACGGCAACACGACTTTGCTCAAGGGAATTAAGGAGCCCTGCCAAGTGGGCCTGCTGTCTTTGTTTGAACATTATAATATCTGTCAG GTGGGAGATTGCCTGAAGTCTCCCTCCTACCCGGTCTGGGTGGTGTGCAGCGAAAGCCACTTCAGTGTGCTGTTTGGCCTGGAGAGGGAGCTGTTGGTCAGTCCGGACCAAGACCCGCAGTTTGACCTGTACTATTACGATGGGCTGGCCAATCAGCAGGAGGAAATCCGCCTCACTGTTT CTGTCGGCAAATCGACTCAGACCTGCGAGGAAGTTGATGCTGATCTCATTCCTCCACTGGAGCTCTGCATCAGAACACG gtgGAAAGATGCTTTAGTCGACTGGAATGAGACCGAACCAATTCTCTGA